TAAACTAACATTCTATGGGATACTTCATATTCTATTATTTTTCGATATATTTTTCAAATTAAAGATGACTTAGAATATTATATAATTTAATTGACCATCTGACAATAGCTACTGGGAATCTTTTTTGTAACTATGTTAAAATAAATTAAAATATTATTATAAAAGGAGGTACCAATGAATCTCTTATTAATTCTTTTTACTGGTCTAATATCAGGGTTTTTAAATACTGTAGCTGGAGGTGGATCATTATTCACAATTCCCATATTAATATTTCTAGGACTTCCTTCAGCTATAGCAAATGGAACTAATAGAATTGCTTTAATGGTTCAAAATATTGTAGCCATATGTAATTTTAAAAGCAAAGGTTTTTTTGATTATAGATTAGGACTTACATTGGCTATTCCTGCCACTATAGGTGCAATAATAGGAGCTAAAATTGCAATATCACTGTCTGATGAACTTTTTAATAAAATATTAGCCACTATTATGATAGGAATTTTGATACTGATTATATGGCAGCCTCAAAAAAAGTCTTCAGAAATTCACTCATTAAAAGGTGCTAAAAAATTTGTTGCTATAATTGTATTTTTATTTATAGGTATCTATGGAGGATTAATCCAAGCTGGAGTAGGATTTATTATCATTGCATCTTTGACTCTTATCACTGGATTCTCTTTAACAAAAATAAATAGTATTAAAGTTTTAGTTGTAGCTTTATATATGCTATCTTCACTGATTGTATTTATAGTAAATAATAAAATAGATTGGACATTTGGTATTATTTTAGCAATAGGCAATAGTATCGGTGCTTATTTAGGAAGCAACTTTGCTGTAAACAAAGGAGATAAATGGATTAGAATTGTTGTCATTGTATCAGTAATACTAATGTCTCTAAAACTCTTTGGTGTTATAGATATTTAGGTATTTATAATACTAAATCCCCTCAAATTGTAGACAAAGCTATAAGATAAGTTAGTAGGTAACAGTTAGTAGTAAGTAGTTTAATGATGAAATCTGTAGGATTTCTGCCATCAACTACTACCTACTAGCTAATACCTACTAACTTCTTTTTTGCTTTTTTTACACTCTTCACTTTACCACTAAGCGATTCACTCCAAATCATAATAAAGATTTGGGTTCTCTGCTTATACCATCAACTACTAACTCATTTAATTAGTCAAAATTGATTTATAAAAAAATACCCTTTCTAAAATATCTATTTGAGTCTTTTCAAGTATTTCATCTACATAGTCATATTCATCTTTTTTTATGGTCCTTATATAGTAATACTCAATAAATTTATATCCTGCCCCCAAGGTATTGTCTATAAATTTATTACCCTTTTTATTTATAAAATGAACAAAATATTTTTTATTTTCATCAGCAATAATACATAATATAACATTATCTGCCTCACCTTTTTTTACTTTTTCCACAGAGTTCTTCTGACATTTACTATTTTCACGCAAATCTCCTTTTATAAATTTATTTTTATCTAACTTGATTAGATGTCTATTACAATATTTTTGTATATTTTTATTAAAAAAACCTTTAATGAAATCTATCTCCCTCCCTTCATATTGTAGATATAGGTATAAAATGAGTTAGTAGTTAATGGTTAATAGGTAGTAGTTTAATGATAAAATCCATAAAATTTCTTCCGACAACTACTAGCTAATACCTACTAACTCATTTTTGTTTATCAATTATGATGATATTTTTTATGATATCTTTTGTATTATCTATTTCATTTTACAAAGAGTATCTACTAAAGAATATATAATTGATGCCGCTAAATTTGATGTCATATTATCTATATCCAATTTAGGTGAAATCTCTGCTATATCAAAACTTATTACTTTTTTAGATTTTAATATATATTTAAGATATTTTAACAGTATTTGTGGAGTTATTCCTAAGGGTTGTGGAGCACTTACTCCAGGTGCATATGCAGCAGCCAATACATCTGAACATATTGTTATATATATATATTCTTGTTGGGATATAAAATTTCTAAGTTTATTTAATAAATCAATCTCTTCTTTTTTTTCCATGTGCTCTGCCAATATATATTTAGTATTTAGCTCATTTGCTGTCTTAAACAAGCTCAATGTATTGCTATGTTTCTGTATACCTATACAAAAATAAGAAAAATCTATATTTTCTTGTATGCATATATCTGATATCTGTCGAAACATAGTACCTGAACTAGATTCTTTATCATATGGTCTTAAATCAAAATGGGCATCAAAATTTATTATGCCTATATTTGGTTTTTTTGTATGTTTTTTTAAATAATTTAACACACCATTATAATGCCCAAAGGCAATCTCATGTCCCCCACCTAAAAGAATTGGGAAAAGATTTGAATCTAATATCTTTTCTACTGAAATAGCAAGTAAATCCTGGCTCTCCTGTAATGTACAATTTCTATTGATTATATCTCCAGCATCAAAAAGTTTTACATCTTTACTAAAACAACAGGGTAAATTAGCCATTTTTTTTCTTATAGCCTTTGGTCCATCAAAAGCACCTACCCTGCCATTATTTATTTTTATACCCTCATCAGAACAAAACCCTATAAATCCAATCCCCAATTTATCTTCATATGGTGTTAATTTTTCATCTGTTAAATCTATTCTTTCAATCCATTGATGCCATCTATATGCATAAAAATCATCTAAACTATCAATTCTTCCATTCCAAAAACTTTCATCTGTAGTTTTATAGTTTTTTGTAAACATTTAAATCCTCCCGATTTTATATATATTAAAAATTGTTTAATGACAAACCAATAATCATTGTAACTTTCTTCTGGAATTTTATCAATGTTTAAAATAAAAAATACACCTCTCCATGCTATATATTAGTTATACATAACATAAAAAGATGTATTCAATATTAATTGTTCATATACTGATAATATTTTATATCTCCAAATCCTCTGGCATTTCCCAATTATGATACACATCTTGAACGTCGTCATTATCTTCTAATGCATCAATTAGTTTAGTCATATTTTTAATGTCTTCTTTGCTATCTAGCTTTGTTTGATTTTGAGGAATAAACGATACCTCTGCTGTAGAAAATTCATATCCAATACCCTTTAATGCATCTTTAACTGCACTAAAATCTTCTGGTGTAGTTGTTATTTCAAAATATTCATCATCTGCTTCAAAGTCTTCTGCTCCCGCTTCTAATGCCTGCATCATCATTTCATCTTCATCCATATTCTCTTTTCTATCTATGATTAGTATACCCTTTCTATCGAACATAAAAGATACACATCCAGTTGCCCCTAGATTTCCACCATGTTTAGAAAAATAATGTCTTACATCTGCTGCTGTTCTATTCTTATTGTCAGTTAAACATTTCACCATTACTGCTACACCGTTAGGACCATATCCTTCATAACTTATCTCTTCAAAACTTGCACCATCTAAATCCCCTGAACCCTTTTTTATAGCCCTATCAATGTTATCATTGGGCATATTCTCTGCTTTAGCCTTATCTACAGCAGCAGCTAATGCTGCATTGTATTCGGGATCATCTCCACCTTCTTTAACAGCAACAGTAATAGCCCTAGCCAATTTAGTAAATATCTTGGCCCTCTTTGCATCCTGTCTTCCTTTTCTATGTTTTATATTAGCCCATTTTGAATGTCCAGCCATTTTGTAAATACCTCCTTCTATTACCTAATAAAAACTCACTCGATATTATATTTTATCATAAAAATTCATCTAAAAAAATACTTTGTTTATTTGTATAATATCAAAAATAAAAAGAAAGAAAATACAATCACAATGCCTCTAACTACTAAGACATTACAATATTAACTATTTTCTCTCTTTCTTCGTCTCTTTTTAAAATTTATGCATACTATTCAAATATCCCAGTACTCAAATATCGTTCTCCACTATCAGGCGCTATCACAACTACCTTTTTTCCTTTTCCTGCTTTTTTTGCTAATTGCAATGCCACATATATAGCAGCACCTGAAGAAATACCCACCAATATTCCTTCTTCTTGAGCTAATTTTTTCATTGTATCTACTGCATCTTCATATTCTACCTTTTCTATCATATCAACAACCTGTAGATCCATTGTTTTAGGAATAAATCCAGCACCAATCCCTTGAATCTTGTGGGGACCAGGTTCTTCTCCTGATAATACTGGAGAATCCTTAGGTTCTACTGCCACAGTTTTAACAGAGGGTAATTTTTCTTTAAGCACCCTAGAAACACCAGTTACAGTTCCTCCTGTGCCTACTCCTGCAATGAAATAATCTAATTTTCCTTCCATTTGTTCTATTATTTCATTGGCCGTGGTATTTACATGTGCATCGGGGTTATAAGGGTTTTCAAATTGTTGTAACATGTAGTAATTGCTATTTTCCTCAGTAAGCTCCTTTGCCTTATCTATAGCCCCTTTCATTCCTTTACTTCCTGGAGTAAGAATTAATTGAGCCCCATAAGCTTTAAGAAGATTTCTTCTTTCAATGCTCATAGTATCTGGCATAACAATTACAACTTTATATCCCTTGGAAGTACCAACCATAGCTATTCCTATACCTGTATTGCCACTGGTAGGCTCTACTATTACTGAACCTTTCTTCAGCTTTCCTTCTTTTTCTGCACCTTCAATCATATTTAATGCTATCCTATCTTTAATACTACTACCTGGATTAAAAGATTCTAATTTAACATAAACATCTCCACTATCCTGGGTTAATATTTTATTTAATCTAATCATAGGGGTGTATCCTATAAGTTCATATATATTATTTACAATTTTCACCTTATCATCTCCTTTTAACCATAATCCCAAGTAATTCAATCGGTTTTATCGGTATTATATAAAATATGTATTGTAAAGTCAATAGTATAAGTTTATGTATATAGCAAAAAATAATACCAATACTATATCTTAGTAAATATAATTGGAGTGAATTGTATGTCTACAAAAAAGAAGAAATATCCCATATTCTTAGGAATTTTAGTGGGTATTATAAATGGTGTATTTGGATCTGGAGGCGGTATTATCCTAGTATTATCATTAATATATATATTACATCTCGAAGAGCATAAATCCCACTCAACAGCTATATTTATAATACTGCCTTTAAGTGTTCTAAGTACAGTATTATACTTTAAAAATAATGTGATTCATCTTGATAATGACCTTTTAATAATATGTAGTGGTAGTGTAATTGGAGGTCTTATTGGGGCTAAATTACTAAACTATATACCAACTAATGCATTGAAAAAAATCTTTGGCATTATTATGATTATAGCCTCTGTGAGGATGGTGATAAAATAGTGATTATTTTTTTTATAGGATTATTTAGTGGTATTATGGGAGGCATGGGTATAGGTGGTGGCACTTTATTAATACCTGCTTTAACTTTTTTTACTGACTTATCCCAAAAACAAAGCCAAGGTATCAATCTAACAATCTTTATACCTACTGCTACTATATCTTTATTATTTCATTTTAAAAATAATAATATAGAAACTAAAATAGCTATCCCAATTATTATTTCTGGACTATTAGGGGCATTTATTGGCTCCACTTTAGCTATTAATCTTTCAAACCAAAACATAAAAACAGCATTTGCATTGTTTTTATTTATTATGGGTATATTCCATATTTTCTATAAAAAATAAGAGCTTATCAAAATAAGCTCAGATTATTGACAACCATATATTTGTGACAAAAATATAAAGTAATAGTTTAGTAGGTCTATTTCAATTCCGCTAAAACACATTCTAAATATACAAATTTAGTATCTATTTTTTCTGCTTTATCTAAAACCTTCTCATCTGCTGTTCCTGGCTGAAACCAGAGATTTTCAATCCCTAATTCCTTGGCTTCATCTATAACCTTAATAGACAAAGCTGGTGGTACTACGAAGTCAACTACTTCTGGTATTTTAGGAAGTTCTTTCAAAGAAGAATAGCATTTATCTCCATCTATTTCTTCATATCTAGGATTAATAGCATATACTTCATATCCATTATCTTTAAGTATTTTCCAAATTTTATAACCAAACTTTCTAGTTGTTGGTGTCGCCCCCACTACTGCCCATACCTTTTTATCCAACATCTCCTGCTTTAATTTTTCCATATTTTCCATTCTAAACTCCTCCCTTATTTTATAATTTGCCCATTATCTATTGAAAAAAACTCTTTCCCTAACATATCAAATTTAACCTTAGCACTGGTCATATCTATAATTTTATTTTTCAGCTCATCAGTTCCTGACGTTTCACATAGTACTATCAAATTCACTGCATCATCATATATTACATCTTCAATTATATATCCCATAGCTAAAAGATCGTTTTCTACTTTCCCATATAGAGTATAATCTACACGTATCTTTATTCTATTATATAATACCTTATGTACTATATTAGCTGCATCTAATGCTATTTTAGCCCCTTTGGTATATGCCCTAACTAATCCACCTGCTCCTAATTTTTTACCTCCAAAATACCTAGTTACAACAATTACTACATTTCTTAGATCTTCTTTTTTTATAACCTCTAATACTGGTATCCCTGCTGTACCACTAGGTTCACCATCATCACTATATCTCTGTATATTACTGTTTTCTCCAAAAACATATGCTAGTACATTGTGGGTTGCATCCCTATGTTTTGACTTTATCTCTTCTATAAAATCTATTGCATCTTGCTGACTATCTATGGGTTTAGCATAACCTATAAATCTAGACTTATTTATTATAATCTCATCGACACCTATACTATGAATAGTCTTGTATCTATCCTTCATACTTAACTCTCCTTTAATGCTAAAAATAATTTCATAATCTATTTTATATTATATTACAAAAAAAACAAAGGGCAGATTTTCTGCCCTATACAACTAACTCTTCTTTTTTCAAATCTAAATACTTTTTATAGGCGAGACTAACTAAGGATTTATCTTGACTGTAGGTTATCATATCAACAGCCTTATCGATATGATAAAAACCTCCTTCTTTAAATCCTTCACTTTTCTTGACGCTGTATTGGTCTGTATCAGACTCCATGATATACCATATTATCTGATTACATACTGGTCTTTGTCTAGATAAAGAATAAAATTCGTAACTTGTTTCCCCGACAGATGACACAATATCAGCATCAACACCAGTCTCTTCTTTTACACGACTTACTGCCGTTTCAGAAGCTAGGAAACAGTCACGAATTTTTCCTTTAGGTAAAACCCATTCGTCTTTTTCATTTTTCAGTATAAATACTTCATCTTTATAAAAAACCACTCCACCAGCACAACTTCTAAAAAGCATATTTAAACGCCTCCTCCCTATTCTTATCTTTATAATATAATAAACTCCCAATTATTTCAAGAGTTTTCAGAACCTTTGAACTTTTTTTAGATATATTTTTGTATTTCCATAATAGTTTCCTTTGCTGCTCTTTTTACATATTCCTTTTCATTTCTACTCATAAGAACATTTTTTAACTTTTTTATAGATTCTATATCCCCTATACCAGTTAACGCTTTTATTGCATATTGTCGCACTTGAGGGTTTGAATCCTCAAGTACCTTCTCTATCCATGGCTTAGCAGTCTTATCCATTATTTTCCCTAGAGCTGAACATGCCAATCTTCTATAATTGACATTTTTACTCCTCAACTCCATTCTCAGAAATGGTAAAAATTTAGAATCCTTAATTTCACCCATCATCCATATTAATATCATTCTATCATCGGGATTTTTAAACTTGGTATATCTATTACAAATTTCAGATATTAAAAATTTCCTTTTTTGTTCTTTTAAACCCGTTATTATATCTAACCTAGTGTTTTTATCTTTTGACATAATCTCTATTAATACATCTTTGCTATTTCTTTTTTTACTTAACTCTATCTTTGCCTTTATTATATGCTTTTCCACCTGTTTTTTATCCATATTTCTTATAATAGATAATACAGATATACTCTTACCTTCCCTATAAAGCATATATGTTATTTGATAATCTTCAAAATTGCATATATTTTCCCATCTGACATTTTTATCAGTCAAGACTTATCACCCTTTAGTCTAAAATATACTTTTTAAGTCTATTATATTCAATATGATTTAATACAGCTTTGATTTTGATCCCTTCTTCTATATATTCATACTCTTCGACTTTGCTTTCACTAAACACTTTTGAAGAAATGTCTCCTTCGCTATATGGTATTAAAAGCTTTACATCATAAAATTTTTGTGGTAAATTTTCTTCAATCTCTTTCATTAATTTATCTACACCAATACCCTCTTTTGCCGAAATGTATACTTTAGGACCTTCTATATTGTAATTCACATCTTTATAATCTATCTTATCTGTTTTATTAAACACCGTTATGATAGGTTTATCTATTGCCTGTAAATCCTTAATAATTTTCATAGTCGTATTCATCTGTATATCCAGATCTTCATTGGTTATGTCCACTACATGCAATAATAAATCCGCATATTTTACCTCTTCTAAAGTACCTTTAAATGCCTCAATAAGATGTGTAGGTAGCTTACTTACAAATCCTACTGTATCCGTTACAAGGAACCTCTGTCCATTTGGCAACAAGCTTTTTCTAAGTTTTGTCTCTAAACTAGCAAAAAGCATATCCTTTACATATACATCCTTTTTATCCGTATAATCATCAGATCTTTTTATAATATTATTAAACAAAGTAGATTTACCTGCATTGGTATATCCAACTAAAGCAACAACAGGTAAATTAGATTCACTTCGTTTATTTCTCTTTATATCTCTGTTCTTTTCTATATCTTTAAGCTGTTTTTTTATATCTGTTATCCTAGATAATATATGTCTTCTATCTATTTCCAACTTCATTTCCCCAGGCCCTCTAGTACCTATACCTCCTCCAGTCCTTGATAATTGGGTACCTAGACCTATGAGTCTTGGGAGTCTATATTTAAGTTGTGCCAATTCAACCTGTAATTTACCTTCCTTAGTTAATGCTCTACTGGCAAAAATATCTAATATTAAATTAGTCCTATCAACTATTTTTCTATTCACTACCTTTTCTACATTTCTCATTTGTGCTCCTGATAATTCATCATTAAAAATAACAGTATCAATATCTAGCTCTTCACAATAAATCGATATTTCTTCCACTTTACCCTTTCCGATATAAAAAGATGAATCTACCCTATCTCTTTTCTGAATAATACTGGATACCACCTCTCCTCCAGCAGCTTCAGCTAATTCCTTTAATTCCTTAACAGAGCTATCTATTGTGATGCCATCATTACTGTTTGTATCCAATCCAACTAAAAGTACTTTTTCCATACTACACCTCTCTAAATTATTTTATAATAAATTTTAATAGTTTCTTTAATTAACTTTGTTTTAAATAATATTTTATATTAAAACAATTATATTTTCTATAGTTACTATTGTTCACTTGGGATAACGTTCATATATTCATCTTTAGGAACTCTAATATAGTTATTAGGTACATCTCCCACTATAATAGTCTCTGCTATGGGCACTCTAGTACTTACTTGGGCAGTATCTGCTCCTAATGGTACTATTATCTTGACATCAGCCCTTATTGTCAAAAAAACTCTATGAATAGTCTGGTTTATACCTGATTCCTCAAATTCAGTTTCAAAGTCTACACTTACAGTGCCCTTAGGCACTATATTAATATTAAATTTAGGTCCTACTTGAGACAATATCTGACTGTTTAGTGCATTTCCCAATGGTATCCTTATGCTTTTAGCAGATATTTCTCCCATCTTCCGTTGCACCTCTAAAGCTACATCAGAGGCTATACTATTCATAAGGGCTGTATTTGCTTGCATAGTTGTTACTCTTCCATCTTTATCATAAGATATGTATATTAAATCTTTATACTTTATATCATTCTTTATTTTAACCTTTACTGCATCATTTATTGCTTGAGTTGCTATCATCCTTCCCTTCACTTCACTTATTGCCAATACTGTTGGCTTTATATTTTTTTCTACAAATACAAAACCATAAATGATAAAGACTGTTATTAATACTATAGCAAAAAAAATCTTTTTCTTTCTCTTTTTATACTTATTCACATAAACACACCCCTCTACAGTATATGCTTATGATTAATAAAAGTATAAAGTCATTATAATTTATCTTTAGCTAAAATATTTCTTTTCATATTTAAACCAACTATATAATCTAAAATATATCTGTACCGAGGCCACTAGTAAAAATATTATTCCCATTACATAATTCAAAAATAAGAAAATTATACTAATTAAAATATATAATATAATTAATACAGTGTTTTTAAATGTATTTATTGGACCTCCTAGCAGATCTCCCCTTAACTTTTTTATGTTTTTTACATAACACCTATCATGATAAGTAATAGGCTTTGGATTTAGTAATTCTGATACTACTACCAAATCATTTAGATATTTTATTTCTCCACCACAATGATGACAAACAGGTTTAAAATCTTTCATTTTTTCATCCCCTCTAAATTATGAATACCCATATTTTGTTAAATCAATTATACCATATGTTTTTTCAAATACTAAATGAAAATATGAGAAAATTCTTTAAACTATGCTATAATATTTTTATAGTTTATTTAATACTTTAAAAATAAGGTGATATTATGTCTAGCTTTAAAAAATTAATCTATTTAATCTCTGGAAAACCTTTTTTGCCAAAGGATATAATCAATGGAAATGGAAAGCTTCTACTCCATATTTCAGATACCCCTGAGTCTTTTTATTCTACTTTAAAATCTATAATTAATCAATTAAAACCTAATTATATTGTTCACACTGGAGATTTGGTTGATAATATAAAATTAGAAATTCGTCCTTATAAAATTAATTACTATAAAAAAAGGGTATCAGATATAATAGATATCATGGAAAATTCATCAGCTGACAAAGTATTTATTGCATTGGGAAACCATGATGACAAATCAGCAGTAATGAACTATGTAAACCGTTCAAAAATTATTGATCTAAGTGATAACACATATATACAGAACATAAATGTTATGATGAGTCATTATCCCAATGAAATACTTAAATCTCCAGGAGACTTAAATCTATTTGGCCACAATATATCTCTATATACCAATACAAAAAATAAGAAAATATATCTAAATGGAATAATGAATATAAATATAATAAATCTAGATACCCTAGATCTATTTACATTACCCTATCCCTTTGGCACAGATGAAAAAAGGTTATGTAAAAAGAAAATAGGTCTTTAAGTATTTAAATATGTAGGAGGTGTATACTATGTTATCTTTATTCAGAAGAGCTCCAAAAATACTGTTATTTGAAAGTAATAATATGTTTTTATTTGAAAAAGTACTACTAGAAGATCTAAATGGCATTAAATGTACTTTTAATGAAGCCTTTGATATTTCTGATGACAAATCTACCATAGTATTGTTGGTAAAAAAACTGACAGAGGTAGTCAAAGACCCTGATGTAGACAGTGTTATATTAGTTAAAATGCAATCGGATATATTATTGAGCAAGATAATAAATCATAAAAAATCCAATTTAATTAGTAAAATGCGTATAGCTCCAATAATGCTGATAATGAGGTCCTTTGGTAATATAGACAAAGTTATAAATGAAATAAGAAAAAAACACCAACAAGCCGTTATTGGAAATTCCTATGATTTATGGCAAAAATATAATTTTGGTACAATAGTATCTTTTACACAAAAGCCTCTTCACAGAGTACTTTCTTTGTCACAGCTGCATAAAAACTCTCTATATATAAAAGAAGACTATGTTAAAGTTATCTATGAATTTAGTATAAATAGTCTTAAATATTTAAATGCTGGTATTGACAATAAAGATTGGTATGAAATTGAAATTAAGATATATGATAAATTTAGCAGATATGACATTCATTATAAAAGACTTGTTGATATTATTCAAAACTTAGAATTAGGATTAATATTAGGTGAATCCTGGGGAAAAGATAACGCCTTATTTTTACTTCATGTCGATATATATAGGATAAGACTTTTCACTTTATATAATCCAGAATACATAAAAAAAATATTAGTAGGTTTAGAACATCTTGATAATGGTAATAGAATAGTAGATTATGATTTATTTTATAAGCGAAAAAAAATCCATTGGACAGATATATTGGAAAATAGAAAAACAGATCGTGGAGAATTTGGCAAGAAAATACGAAAAGAGATAATAGAACAATTAAGTAAAAAAGAAGCCCATTTGTTATTTGATCAAGAAGCAAAAATTATTGAATCTCAAAATAAATAGAATTATACTGTTGTTTATAAATCTATTTATATTATATTTTAAATAGTTTGATGCCAATAGTTCTTTCTACAGCTTAGTTAATAGTTCGTAGTCCGTAGTTAATGGTATAAATCCTATGGATTTGTTCCTTATACTACTAACTATTAGCTATGAACTACTCCTATCTATTTCATCATATTGTTTATTTTATTTAATTTTTCATATGCATTTTGTAAAAAATCAATTGGAGATATGCCTTTATTTCTACAGGTTACCTCTAAAGTTAAGTTCCCTTTATAATTAATCTCCTTCAACTTTTTAGAT
This DNA window, taken from Clostridiisalibacter paucivorans DSM 22131, encodes the following:
- a CDS encoding metallophosphoesterase, with product MSSFKKLIYLISGKPFLPKDIINGNGKLLLHISDTPESFYSTLKSIINQLKPNYIVHTGDLVDNIKLEIRPYKINYYKKRVSDIIDIMENSSADKVFIALGNHDDKSAVMNYVNRSKIIDLSDNTYIQNINVMMSHYPNEILKSPGDLNLFGHNISLYTNTKNKKIYLNGIMNINIINLDTLDLFTLPYPFGTDEKRLCKKKIGL